From the Butyrivibrio fibrisolvens genome, one window contains:
- a CDS encoding Gldg family protein, which yields MLAIFKREFKSYFQTLVGPIAIDIILVFGLLFFWIYNLMNGYSDLANTLYSMCMYGFTFAIPVLSMRCFADEKRNKSDQLLFTAPVSIGQIVIGKFLALAAVVAIPVALLCVLPPIMGIFGTVPYKWDYVMILGVLLYALMIIAISMFMSSLTESATIAAVFSILVTFLGMVLGSFYSNIGNEKVATVLSAVYDFGSRLITLLNGSFDITAVAYMLTVTALFLFLTTQSIQKRRYTVSKENASVGMYSAIMTVVMVVVVVFVNLAASQIPEKYRIIDVTNNGAYSLTDAAKEVASSTSDEISIYLMGTQEQYEAYTYTQTIVDNIKMFQRYSGKISYEFIDLETKPNFAQDYTTDTVSTYDAIVYDKSTNRTKVIALEDFLVLETDYQTYQQNITGYDVEGELAQAIQYVQLTEDKLVKAYTLTGHNETAFETSFTDVIAKANVSTEDLTLYTADAVPDDCSLLIINYPQTDLKADEVDKIKSYIDKGGNILAIFGYVGDADMTNFNTVLAYYGITNSAQLVYENDAEHYYAYPLTNGGLANGQLLPVVNSSSEITKGVGSINAPILAVYATGLSYNADATDTTYTEILTTSDQASLLSFAADGSYQFSDKGTQVVGLEADKTLADGTTSTCIVYSSCNIFNETVDTWTGGANLALFSNTFTSMIALDSTFVSIPAEYMNTSISYSTKAMSTIKIVWWIIIIAILASGIVVFAKRRHM from the coding sequence ATGCTTGCAATATTTAAAAGAGAGTTCAAATCCTATTTTCAGACCCTTGTAGGTCCTATCGCAATTGATATTATCCTTGTATTTGGCCTTTTGTTCTTCTGGATCTATAACCTTATGAACGGTTATTCAGATCTTGCCAATACATTGTATAGCATGTGTATGTATGGATTTACTTTTGCTATACCTGTTCTTTCAATGAGATGTTTTGCTGATGAGAAGAGAAATAAGTCAGACCAGCTTCTTTTTACAGCACCCGTTTCAATAGGACAGATCGTTATAGGTAAGTTCCTTGCACTTGCAGCAGTAGTTGCAATACCTGTTGCACTGCTTTGTGTACTTCCTCCTATCATGGGAATCTTCGGAACAGTTCCTTACAAGTGGGACTATGTTATGATCCTTGGCGTACTTTTGTATGCACTTATGATCATCGCGATCAGTATGTTCATGTCTTCACTGACTGAGTCTGCTACGATCGCTGCTGTATTCTCAATCCTTGTAACTTTCCTTGGAATGGTACTTGGAAGCTTCTATAGCAATATTGGTAATGAGAAGGTTGCAACAGTTCTTTCTGCAGTATATGATTTTGGTTCAAGACTCATAACTTTATTGAACGGATCCTTTGATATTACTGCAGTAGCATATATGCTGACTGTTACAGCTCTTTTCCTCTTCCTTACAACTCAGTCTATTCAGAAGAGAAGATATACTGTTTCTAAGGAAAATGCTTCTGTTGGTATGTATTCTGCGATCATGACTGTAGTCATGGTAGTGGTTGTAGTATTTGTAAACCTTGCAGCAAGCCAGATTCCGGAGAAGTATCGTATCATCGATGTTACTAATAACGGTGCATACTCACTTACAGATGCTGCCAAAGAGGTTGCATCATCTACAAGTGATGAGATCTCTATCTACCTTATGGGTACACAGGAACAGTATGAGGCATATACATACACTCAGACAATTGTTGATAATATCAAGATGTTCCAGCGCTACTCAGGCAAGATCTCTTATGAATTCATAGACCTTGAGACAAAACCTAATTTTGCTCAGGACTATACAACAGATACAGTTTCTACTTACGATGCTATCGTTTATGACAAGTCTACTAACAGAACCAAGGTTATAGCACTTGAAGACTTCCTGGTACTTGAAACTGATTATCAGACATATCAGCAGAATATCACAGGATATGATGTTGAGGGTGAGCTTGCTCAGGCTATCCAGTACGTACAGCTTACAGAAGACAAGCTTGTAAAGGCTTATACACTTACAGGTCACAATGAGACAGCTTTCGAGACATCATTTACAGATGTTATCGCCAAAGCTAACGTATCTACAGAGGATCTTACACTTTATACAGCAGATGCAGTACCGGATGATTGCAGCCTTCTTATCATCAACTACCCTCAGACAGACCTTAAGGCTGACGAAGTTGACAAGATCAAGTCTTATATCGACAAGGGCGGCAATATCCTTGCAATCTTCGGTTATGTCGGTGATGCAGATATGACCAACTTTAACACAGTACTTGCATACTACGGCATTACTAACAGTGCACAGCTTGTATATGAGAACGACGCAGAGCACTATTATGCATATCCTCTTACCAATGGAGGTCTTGCTAACGGACAGCTCCTTCCTGTAGTTAACTCTTCAAGCGAGATAACTAAGGGCGTTGGCTCTATCAATGCTCCTATACTTGCAGTTTATGCAACAGGGCTTTCATACAATGCTGATGCTACAGATACAACATATACCGAGATACTTACAACATCTGATCAGGCATCACTTTTATCTTTTGCGGCTGACGGAAGTTATCAGTTCAGTGATAAAGGTACTCAGGTAGTAGGGCTTGAAGCCGATAAGACACTTGCTGATGGAACAACATCAACATGTATCGTATATTCAAGCTGCAATATCTTTAATGAGACAGTAGATACATGGACAGGCGGAGCGAACCTTGCACTTTTTAGTAATACATTTACATCTATGATCGCTCTTGATTCTACATTTGTATCTATACCTGCCGAGTATATGAACACAAGCATCAGCTACTCAACCAAGGCAATGTCTACTATCAAGATCGTATGGTGGATCATCATCATAGCTATACTTGCAAGCGGAATAGTAGTATTTGCTAAGAGAAGACATATGTGA
- a CDS encoding DUF4340 domain-containing protein — protein sequence MKKQKTQLIIILVVLAVMVASYFALSAHNKKVVEDEATDDYTLLTLDTTKISEIKVTKTTKTEVTNEADSAADGTSANDAGAEASNTEDTSSSAAAGDGADTTASEALTADVAATTDAAAEGTSAEETSAEGTSAAEPVYEYSSEVAYDLVLENGAWYLASDKSLEVDQDSVASLISKVATVTSNKEIAGVTDFAQYGLDHPSLSIEITLNDGTKTNIYVGDYNSVSSLYYARIGDSANVYMITATLSTSFGVEGSSFEIVDSSASTVETSAGITGVDIDASAASSAAAAQSSQNASTKASEGDSTSASTDNTTESAVVAE from the coding sequence ATGAAAAAACAAAAGACACAGCTTATAATAATCCTTGTGGTACTGGCTGTAATGGTTGCTTCTTACTTCGCGCTTTCTGCTCATAATAAGAAAGTTGTAGAAGATGAAGCAACAGACGATTACACATTACTTACATTGGATACAACTAAGATATCAGAAATAAAAGTTACAAAGACAACCAAAACAGAAGTTACAAATGAAGCGGATTCTGCAGCAGATGGAACATCTGCCAATGATGCAGGTGCAGAAGCTTCTAACACAGAAGATACTTCATCAAGCGCTGCTGCAGGAGATGGCGCAGATACTACAGCGTCAGAAGCACTTACTGCTGATGTAGCTGCAACTACAGATGCAGCTGCAGAAGGAACTTCCGCAGAAGAAACTTCTGCAGAAGGGACTTCTGCTGCAGAGCCTGTATATGAATACTCATCAGAAGTTGCATATGACCTTGTGCTTGAGAATGGAGCATGGTATCTTGCTTCAGATAAGTCGCTGGAGGTAGATCAGGACAGCGTAGCTTCTCTTATCTCAAAAGTAGCTACTGTAACATCCAACAAAGAGATAGCAGGAGTAACAGATTTCGCCCAGTACGGACTTGATCATCCATCTCTATCTATTGAAATAACATTAAATGATGGAACCAAGACTAATATCTATGTGGGCGATTATAACTCAGTATCAAGCCTCTATTATGCTAGGATAGGCGATTCTGCTAATGTATATATGATCACTGCAACTCTTAGTACATCATTTGGCGTAGAAGGATCATCTTTTGAAATAGTTGACTCATCTGCAAGCACAGTAGAGACAAGTGCAGGGATCACAGGAGTAGATATAGATGCAAGTGCAGCATCATCAGCAGCTGCAGCACAGTCTTCTCAGAATGCATCAACTAAGGCTTCTGAAGGCGATTCAACATCCGCATCTACTGACAATACTACAGAGTCAGCTGTAGTAGCAGAGTGA
- a CDS encoding FeoA family protein translates to MSLCEVENNGTYRITSLNLEDANGERLKSLGLKQGTEVKVISRKKQGSLIIESCGRQIALCKNFASAIDVE, encoded by the coding sequence ATGAGTTTGTGCGAGGTTGAGAATAATGGTACTTATCGCATCACAAGTTTAAACCTTGAGGATGCTAACGGGGAGAGGCTTAAAAGCCTTGGCCTTAAGCAGGGCACCGAAGTCAAAGTTATCAGTAGGAAGAAACAAGGATCTCTTATTATAGAATCCTGCGGAAGGCAGATAGCTTTGTGCAAGAATTTCGCATCAGCTATAGATGTAGAGTAA
- the gltX gene encoding glutamate--tRNA ligase — translation MAAKIRTRYAPSPTGRMHVGNLRTALYEYLITKHEGGDYILRIEDTDQERFVEGATELIYDALRKTGLKHDEGPDIGGPVGPYVQSERQASGIYLDYAKQLIDKGEAYYCFCTPERLASLKQVIDGKEVTVYDKHCLHLSKEEIEKNLAEGKPYVIRQNNPTEGTTTFHDELYGDITVDNKELDDMILIKSDGFPTYNFANVVDDHLMGITHVVRGNEYISSTPKYNRLYEAFGWEIPKYIHCPLITDEDHHKLSKRSGHSSFEDLLEQGFLVEAVVNFIALLGWSPEDNEEILSLDELIEKFDYHRINKSPSVFDYTKLKWMNGEYLKRMDDDKFYELVLPYMKEVITKDVDFHKIAAMIKTRIEIWPDIAGMIDFFEKVPEYDNAIYYNKKMKTDAQTSLPVLKELLPLIESIDDYSNDNLFAKIKEFVQEKGYKNGYVLWPLRIALSGKEQTPCGGTEIMEVLGKEESIARIKAAIAKLEA, via the coding sequence ATGGCTGCTAAGATCAGAACAAGATATGCACCGAGCCCAACAGGACGTATGCATGTCGGCAATTTAAGAACTGCTCTTTATGAGTATTTAATCACAAAACACGAAGGCGGAGATTATATCCTCCGAATTGAAGATACAGATCAGGAACGTTTTGTTGAAGGTGCTACAGAACTTATTTATGATGCACTTAGAAAGACAGGACTTAAGCATGATGAAGGTCCGGATATCGGCGGTCCTGTAGGCCCTTATGTTCAATCTGAGCGTCAGGCATCAGGAATCTATCTTGATTATGCTAAACAGCTTATAGACAAGGGTGAGGCATATTATTGCTTCTGCACACCAGAAAGACTTGCGTCACTTAAGCAGGTTATCGATGGCAAGGAAGTTACAGTTTATGACAAGCACTGTCTCCACCTTTCCAAAGAGGAGATAGAGAAGAACCTTGCAGAGGGAAAGCCCTACGTAATCCGTCAGAACAATCCTACAGAAGGTACTACAACCTTCCATGACGAGCTTTACGGCGATATCACAGTTGACAACAAAGAACTTGATGATATGATCCTTATCAAATCAGACGGGTTCCCGACATACAATTTTGCTAACGTTGTAGATGACCACCTTATGGGCATCACACACGTTGTTCGTGGTAATGAGTATATTTCTTCCACTCCTAAGTACAACCGTCTCTATGAGGCATTTGGATGGGAGATTCCGAAGTATATTCACTGCCCGCTTATTACAGATGAAGATCACCACAAGCTTTCCAAACGTTCAGGACACAGCTCATTTGAAGATCTTCTTGAGCAGGGCTTCCTTGTAGAGGCTGTAGTTAACTTCATCGCACTTCTTGGATGGTCTCCTGAAGACAATGAAGAGATTCTTAGTCTTGATGAGCTTATTGAGAAGTTTGATTACCACCGCATTAATAAGTCCCCTTCAGTATTTGACTATACTAAGCTTAAGTGGATGAACGGTGAGTATTTAAAGCGTATGGATGATGACAAGTTCTATGAGCTTGTACTTCCTTACATGAAGGAAGTTATCACAAAGGATGTTGATTTCCACAAGATCGCAGCTATGATCAAGACTCGTATCGAGATCTGGCCTGATATTGCAGGAATGATTGACTTCTTTGAGAAGGTTCCTGAATATGATAATGCAATCTACTACAACAAGAAGATGAAGACTGATGCGCAGACATCTCTTCCTGTACTCAAAGAGCTCCTTCCTCTTATCGAGAGCATTGATGACTATTCTAACGACAATCTCTTTGCTAAGATCAAAGAGTTCGTACAAGAGAAGGGTTATAAGAATGGTTATGTATTATGGCCTCTTAGAATCGCACTTTCCGGTAAGGAGCAGACACCTTGCGGCGGAACTGAGATCATGGAAGTTCTTGGCAAGGAAGAGTCCATAGCACGTATCAAAGCTGCTATAGCTAAGCTTGAAGCATAA
- a CDS encoding ATP-dependent helicase gives MSFAGQTVVTGNPAQIDAITHINGPAMVLAGPGSGKTFVISGRIKFLIEQAGVSPDSILVITFTKAAALEMQHRFFKETSRQYPEVHFGTFHSLFYHMLCLSKPGYHPNLLTSRDKNKIIKECLLKIIKSHKDEIRQKEDYAALSADDYAGILSEIARIKNDNCSPSECNRDVPYCDFFEEIYNSYIQSCSDLGFIDFEDMILECYRMLACSPDILTKWQKSFRYVLIDEYQDINRLQESVIRLLVRQHRNIFVVGDDDQSIYGFRGSRPEIMQEFREVYEDTKLITLGINYRSGSEIIKNSGLIISQNKVRFDKSQESASDDNHGLCKGFVYDNAKSETKAIADNIEADGDYDNTAVLYRTNLESEMIALELSSRGIPYVSSSAAISIYEDPCVKTILSYLKYAVNGHKRADFFAIMNCPLRYIKRDAVRHENVIERDLLDYYRANPSMRETVSKLFRQLALVERMRSALSLKYIMNEMGVLKFLLKDKSKSDTDRLNDIFDKLMQDAFAYPDASEFLQKADEDIVRAQKERQNRKGKSNKGVKIMTMHASKGLEFDTVYLPSLCEGSIPNRKSVMPHQIEEERRMLYVGMTRAKKRLYLSYIKGDEDNPRMPSRFLRPIMDLFK, from the coding sequence ATGTCATTTGCAGGTCAAACTGTGGTGACCGGCAATCCCGCTCAGATCGACGCGATAACGCATATAAACGGTCCGGCCATGGTCCTGGCAGGTCCTGGGAGCGGTAAAACCTTTGTTATATCAGGACGTATCAAGTTCCTGATAGAGCAGGCAGGCGTCAGTCCAGATTCTATTTTAGTCATCACATTTACTAAGGCAGCTGCACTTGAGATGCAGCATCGCTTCTTTAAAGAAACATCCAGACAATATCCTGAAGTCCACTTTGGAACATTTCATTCTCTTTTCTATCATATGTTATGCCTGTCCAAACCGGGATATCACCCGAATTTACTAACTTCAAGAGATAAGAACAAAATAATAAAAGAGTGCCTTTTAAAGATAATAAAAAGTCATAAGGATGAAATAAGACAAAAAGAGGATTATGCAGCTTTATCAGCAGATGATTATGCCGGCATCCTGTCGGAAATAGCAAGGATCAAGAATGATAACTGTAGTCCTTCGGAATGTAATAGGGACGTTCCTTACTGCGACTTTTTTGAAGAAATATACAATAGCTATATACAAAGCTGCAGTGATCTTGGTTTTATCGACTTTGAGGATATGATCCTGGAGTGCTACAGGATGCTCGCTTGTAGCCCTGACATTCTGACAAAATGGCAAAAGAGCTTTAGATATGTTCTTATCGACGAGTATCAGGATATCAACAGGCTTCAGGAAAGTGTCATAAGGCTTCTTGTAAGGCAGCACCGGAACATATTCGTGGTAGGCGATGATGACCAGTCTATATACGGATTTAGGGGGTCAAGGCCTGAGATAATGCAGGAGTTTAGAGAAGTCTATGAAGATACAAAGCTTATAACTCTTGGGATTAACTACAGATCTGGAAGCGAAATAATCAAAAATTCAGGACTTATCATAAGTCAGAACAAGGTTCGTTTTGATAAGTCTCAGGAGAGCGCAAGTGATGACAATCATGGCCTTTGCAAGGGCTTTGTATATGATAATGCCAAAAGTGAGACCAAGGCTATAGCAGACAATATAGAAGCTGACGGCGATTATGATAACACTGCCGTATTATATAGAACCAATCTTGAAAGCGAGATGATAGCGCTGGAACTATCATCAAGGGGGATTCCATATGTATCCTCATCGGCTGCTATTAGTATCTATGAGGATCCTTGTGTAAAGACTATTCTTTCTTATCTTAAATATGCGGTTAATGGGCATAAGCGCGCAGATTTTTTTGCCATAATGAATTGTCCTCTTAGATATATCAAAAGAGATGCGGTCAGACATGAAAATGTTATAGAAAGAGACCTTCTTGACTACTACAGAGCCAATCCTTCTATGAGGGAGACAGTGTCTAAGCTCTTCAGACAACTTGCTCTTGTAGAACGTATGAGATCAGCGCTTTCACTTAAATATATCATGAATGAGATGGGAGTATTGAAATTTCTTCTAAAGGATAAGTCCAAAAGCGATACAGACAGATTGAATGATATCTTTGATAAGCTCATGCAGGATGCCTTCGCTTATCCGGATGCCAGTGAGTTTCTGCAAAAAGCAGATGAAGATATAGTAAGGGCACAGAAGGAGAGACAAAATAGAAAAGGAAAAAGTAATAAGGGTGTAAAGATAATGACGATGCATGCATCTAAAGGACTTGAGTTCGATACGGTGTATCTTCCGAGCTTGTGTGAAGGATCCATACCTAACAGGAAGTCTGTCATGCCGCATCAGATCGAGGAGGAGCGCCGTATGCTCTATGTAGGCATGACTAGAGCCAAAAAGCGCCTGTACCTAAGCTATATAAAAGGTGATGAAGACAATCCCCGAATGCCGTCCAGGTTTCTAAGACCTATTATGGACTTATTTAAGTAG
- a CDS encoding DUF4832 domain-containing protein: MIKDIITNIILIVLIILTIFVFIMLFGKDLGIVIDIDAIKGSITQLFEKEEEEPEEANVADTETSESSEEETVTVASMYDNTITIEYELSDEVLYNPLMGFAPNADSDEGTDVNMDKVRLVYIEVTWAEFEPEQGIYDFEKIETDNHLQEWRNAGKNAVLRFVCDVPSDEDHMDIPDWVYKMTKDGKKYDMSYGKGYCPDYSNEDFIAAHNEALKALGEYFSRDSFVRYVELGSLGHWGEWHINIDEDDGLPVIPDADTRTIYVKAYEDAFPDAKLLMRRPFEELPEGGGVFNDMTGSYKDTSEWLTWINEGGVYEQTGEEDALIAVPDIWKTAPVGGEFTSSIPMEDMLISQYATTSSLISDSHMTFIGPKVPEREDLSGAAWFRCDDIMKMLGYRYAVTTMEYGGDDTQSVIGLRISNEALAPIYWDYPVYLYLKDEMGNIEKYKVDIDLTKLCGGESTYVMTTMPVSFDSLSTYQILLGIEDPQTQQPAVYIATNAERSGYMTILK, from the coding sequence ATGATCAAAGATATAATTACAAATATTATTCTTATCGTGTTGATTATTCTGACTATTTTCGTTTTTATCATGCTATTTGGCAAGGATCTGGGCATCGTTATAGACATAGATGCTATCAAAGGGTCCATTACCCAGTTGTTTGAAAAAGAAGAAGAGGAGCCCGAAGAGGCGAATGTTGCGGATACAGAGACTTCCGAAAGTTCTGAGGAAGAGACAGTAACTGTTGCTTCTATGTATGACAATACAATTACTATAGAGTATGAATTGTCTGATGAAGTGCTATACAATCCGCTGATGGGCTTTGCCCCTAATGCAGACAGTGATGAAGGCACTGATGTTAACATGGACAAGGTAAGGCTTGTCTATATTGAAGTCACCTGGGCCGAGTTTGAACCGGAACAAGGTATATATGACTTTGAAAAAATAGAAACGGACAATCATCTTCAGGAATGGAGAAATGCAGGTAAGAATGCAGTTCTCCGTTTTGTTTGTGATGTCCCTTCTGATGAAGATCACATGGATATACCGGACTGGGTCTATAAGATGACCAAGGATGGTAAAAAGTATGATATGTCCTATGGCAAGGGATATTGTCCCGATTATAGCAATGAAGACTTTATAGCTGCCCATAACGAAGCGTTAAAGGCACTTGGAGAGTATTTTTCCAGGGATTCATTCGTAAGATATGTGGAGCTTGGAAGTCTGGGACATTGGGGAGAATGGCATATTAACATTGATGAAGATGATGGTCTTCCTGTGATACCTGATGCGGATACAAGAACCATATATGTCAAGGCTTATGAAGACGCATTCCCTGATGCTAAGCTCCTTATGAGAAGACCTTTTGAAGAGCTTCCTGAAGGCGGAGGCGTTTTTAATGATATGACAGGATCTTACAAAGATACCAGCGAGTGGCTTACCTGGATAAACGAAGGCGGCGTATATGAACAGACAGGAGAAGAAGACGCTCTTATCGCTGTACCTGATATATGGAAAACTGCTCCTGTAGGAGGCGAATTTACAAGCTCTATCCCTATGGAAGATATGCTGATAAGTCAGTATGCGACTACAAGCTCCCTTATAAGTGATAGCCATATGACCTTTATAGGACCTAAAGTTCCTGAAAGAGAAGATCTATCCGGCGCTGCATGGTTTAGGTGCGATGATATCATGAAGATGCTGGGTTACAGATATGCCGTTACTACTATGGAATATGGCGGTGATGATACGCAGAGTGTTATAGGACTTAGAATCTCTAATGAAGCGCTGGCTCCTATTTATTGGGACTATCCTGTGTATCTATATCTAAAGGATGAGATGGGTAATATAGAAAAATATAAAGTTGATATAGACCTTACAAAACTCTGTGGCGGTGAGTCAACCTATGTGATGACGACTATGCCGGTCAGTTTTGATTCTCTTTCGACCTATCAGATACTTTTGGGAATTGAGGATCCGCAGACGCAGCAGCCGGCTGTCTATATTGCCACAAATGCTGAAAGATCAGGGTATATGACGATCTTGAAATGA
- a CDS encoding DUF1292 domain-containing protein, translating into MLFSDIAMKINQRIENGEEITVDLDLDDGRKVTCATMIILTVSEKDYIVLLPLDKNGQNTDGNVWFYRYINNGSDDAELGYISDDAEYEKVSEAFDEYLDEAEFDELVDLDDNGEAIRS; encoded by the coding sequence ATGCTGTTTTCAGACATAGCCATGAAAATTAATCAGAGAATAGAGAATGGCGAAGAAATCACAGTAGATCTGGATCTTGATGATGGCAGAAAAGTTACATGCGCTACGATGATCATCCTTACAGTTAGTGAAAAGGATTACATTGTACTCCTTCCGCTTGATAAGAATGGTCAGAATACAGACGGTAATGTGTGGTTCTACAGATACATAAACAACGGATCAGACGACGCTGAACTTGGATACATCAGTGATGATGCAGAGTACGAGAAAGTGTCCGAAGCTTTTGATGAGTATCTTGATGAAGCGGAATTTGATGAGCTTGTCGATCTCGATGACAATGGCGAAGCTATAAGATCATAA